A single window of Meiothermus sp. DNA harbors:
- a CDS encoding HAD hydrolase family protein has protein sequence MIKLIALDLDGTFYAGRTLGIPDSAWAAIEKGRAAGLKFAVCTGRPQGGHGLAYARRLEPEGPHIFNDGASICDAWGNPLHAEPLPRLQEIVAVARKYRLPFDLMGALGGRYYEADLMPPELLTHIEITGVEARSARFEEVRETLVRLWFVVPDLGLWEAVKPDLALPEVDLAEYLSPREVITGVIKKGVTKLSGLRWLAEYYGISLEEMAMIGDSHNDLEAIREAGLGIAMGNAVEEILAVADYVTGHVREHGFAQAIEYVLQYNQELVGP, from the coding sequence ATGATCAAACTTATTGCCCTAGACCTCGACGGAACCTTTTACGCCGGTCGTACTCTGGGCATCCCGGATTCGGCCTGGGCTGCTATCGAGAAAGGCCGTGCGGCAGGCTTGAAGTTTGCAGTCTGTACAGGCCGCCCGCAAGGGGGACACGGCCTGGCCTATGCCCGGCGCCTCGAGCCCGAGGGGCCGCACATTTTCAACGATGGCGCTTCCATCTGCGATGCCTGGGGAAACCCGCTGCACGCCGAGCCCTTACCCCGCTTACAGGAAATCGTGGCTGTGGCCCGCAAATATCGGCTGCCCTTCGACCTGATGGGCGCTCTAGGTGGGCGCTATTATGAAGCCGATTTGATGCCCCCCGAACTCCTCACCCACATCGAGATAACCGGGGTGGAAGCCCGCTCGGCACGGTTTGAGGAAGTCCGGGAGACCCTGGTACGGCTGTGGTTTGTGGTGCCCGATCTGGGTTTATGGGAGGCTGTCAAGCCCGACCTGGCCCTGCCCGAGGTGGATCTGGCCGAGTATTTGAGCCCGCGCGAGGTAATTACCGGGGTGATTAAGAAGGGGGTTACGAAGCTGTCCGGCCTACGCTGGTTGGCCGAATATTATGGCATCTCCCTAGAGGAAATGGCCATGATTGGCGATAGCCACAACGACCTCGAGGCAATCCGCGAGGCGGGCCTTGGCATTGCTATGGGCAACGCGGTGGAGGAAATCCTCGCGGTAGCCGATTACGTCACCGGACACGTTCGCGAGCATGGCTTCGCCCAAGCTATCGAGTACGTGTTGCAATACAACCAAGAGCTCGTAGGCCCATAG
- a CDS encoding HAD family hydrolase, producing MNKPIQLVLIDVDGTLFGPDGVPQCAWEAAKRARAAGLHLSICTGRPGRGFALEYAQRLDPDGLHIFESGAVIVSGRGEVVQVSTLPRLTYTKLLEQSRLYQVPFEVYTADGGFFRESEHPDLLFHESMLGFGAEVCDLMELADRVIRVQFVWRPSPAWQQARHRILQMPEVELHEATSPGMPGVGFSSVTAAGVSKRAAAEWVATQLGLDLSRCAMVGDGENDLELIRAARLGIAMGNAPESVKKAADRVVGSVDACGLEEALDYLISS from the coding sequence ATGAATAAACCCATCCAACTCGTGCTTATAGATGTAGACGGCACCCTATTCGGCCCTGATGGGGTGCCCCAATGTGCCTGGGAGGCCGCTAAACGGGCTCGAGCAGCGGGGTTGCACCTCAGCATCTGCACCGGCCGTCCTGGGCGCGGATTTGCCCTCGAGTATGCCCAGCGGCTCGACCCCGATGGTTTGCATATTTTCGAGTCGGGGGCGGTTATTGTCTCGGGGCGCGGGGAGGTGGTGCAGGTTTCGACGCTGCCCCGTTTGACCTACACAAAACTCCTCGAGCAAAGCCGGTTGTACCAGGTACCCTTCGAGGTCTACACCGCCGACGGGGGCTTCTTTCGCGAAAGCGAGCACCCCGATCTGCTCTTCCACGAAAGCATGCTGGGTTTTGGGGCCGAGGTATGCGACCTGATGGAGCTCGCCGACCGGGTGATCCGGGTACAGTTCGTGTGGCGGCCCTCCCCTGCCTGGCAACAAGCACGCCATCGGATTCTGCAGATGCCGGAAGTAGAGCTACACGAGGCCACCAGCCCCGGGATGCCAGGCGTGGGCTTCAGCTCGGTAACGGCAGCCGGGGTCTCCAAGAGGGCCGCCGCCGAGTGGGTGGCAACACAGTTGGGGCTGGATTTGAGCCGCTGCGCCATGGTGGGTGATGGGGAAAACGACCTCGAGCTAATCCGGGCCGCCCGGCTAGGCATCGCTATGGGGAACGCACCGGAGAGCGTTAAAAAAGCCGCCGACCGGGTTGTTGGCTCAGTAGATGCGTGCGGCCTCGAGGAGGCCTTGGATTATTTGATCAGCAGCTAG
- a CDS encoding PhzF family phenazine biosynthesis protein produces MSNLARRIPYLLVDAFTEIPGGGNRVALVMDARGMTTEEMQQVAAKLGQPQAAFVTDWDGTGFGARFFAVNGEVEFSGHAAIALALTLAQGERLPPGTQKLYLRTIGASLRVELQNGRALVQSPSPRFRDPPSWKVLQEFIEVMGANERYLHRGLPYGITFTGLWTLFMPVVAPGLVDALEPEMAKLAELSEKLEVATVHVYAPYGPRRFYARTFAPALGIPEDPVTGSPNAALGALLARAGVVPRWEGEVNLSVTQGHRMGGPGQVDVRVEYGPAGNILGVYIGGTAVVAENGVVELGGSLN; encoded by the coding sequence ATGTCTAACCTCGCCCGACGTATTCCCTACCTATTGGTGGATGCCTTTACCGAGATCCCCGGGGGGGGCAACCGAGTGGCGCTGGTAATGGATGCGCGGGGAATGACCACCGAGGAGATGCAGCAAGTAGCCGCCAAACTAGGACAGCCCCAGGCCGCGTTTGTCACCGACTGGGACGGTACGGGGTTTGGAGCGCGGTTTTTTGCCGTCAACGGGGAGGTAGAGTTTAGCGGCCACGCCGCCATAGCCTTGGCCCTTACGCTGGCCCAAGGCGAAAGGCTGCCCCCCGGCACCCAGAAGCTGTACCTACGCACCATCGGAGCGTCGCTCCGGGTAGAACTGCAAAACGGACGCGCCCTGGTACAAAGCCCCAGCCCTCGTTTCCGCGACCCGCCTTCCTGGAAGGTGTTGCAGGAGTTTATCGAGGTGATGGGGGCCAACGAACGTTACCTGCACCGCGGCTTGCCCTACGGCATTACCTTTACCGGTTTGTGGACGCTCTTTATGCCGGTGGTGGCGCCGGGGCTGGTGGATGCCCTCGAGCCGGAGATGGCAAAACTGGCCGAGCTCTCGGAAAAACTCGAGGTTGCCACCGTACACGTTTACGCCCCCTATGGCCCCCGCCGCTTTTACGCCCGTACCTTTGCCCCGGCCCTGGGCATCCCCGAAGACCCCGTCACCGGCTCGCCCAATGCAGCCCTGGGGGCGCTGCTGGCCCGGGCGGGCGTGGTGCCGCGGTGGGAGGGGGAGGTCAACCTGAGCGTGACCCAGGGCCACCGCATGGGCGGCCCTGGCCAGGTAGATGTGCGGGTCGAGTACGGCCCGGCCGGGAATATCCTGGGGGTGTACATTGGCGGCACGGCCGTAGTTGCCGAAAACGGCGTGGTAGAACTGGGGGGCAGCCTCAACTAG
- the aspS gene encoding aspartate--tRNA ligase, with translation MRRTLYCGHLREQHIGQQVTLEGWVNRRRDLGGLIFIDLRDREGLVQVVISPDAPCFTEASRVRSEWVVRVTGVVRGRPAEQVNKKIATGAVEVLAQGLEVLAEARTPPFPIDAGWRGEEDQNVAEEVRLKHRVVDLRRKRLHDNLRLRHKVIAAIYRFLDAEGFTSVETPYLTRSTPEGARDFLVPSRLEPGHFYALPQSPQLFKQMLMVAGYDRYFQIARCFRDEDLRADRQPDFTQLDMEMSFVEQEDIIELNERLAAHILREALGVELPLPFPRLPYAEAMNRFGSDKPDLRFGLELQDVTEVFKGGAFRAFTEAETVKALAVPKALSRKEIEELEALAKAKGAAGLAWARLENGALSGGIAKFIPPVLLERLTVSEGQTLLFVAGPWRKAVESLGVVRLELGRRLGLIEPGFKFLWVVDFPLLEWDEEAGRWTYMHHPFTSPNPDDLPLLENQPGKVRAYAYDFVLNGSEIGGGSIRIHRRDLQERVFALLGIGPEEAQEKFGFLLEALSYGAPPHGGIAWGLDRFVAHLAGEESIREVIAFPKNKEGKEPLTGAPAPVDEAQLAAVGLALRRQP, from the coding sequence ATGCGTCGTACGCTTTACTGTGGTCATTTGCGCGAACAACACATTGGTCAGCAGGTCACCCTAGAGGGCTGGGTCAACCGAAGGCGCGACCTGGGCGGGCTTATCTTCATAGATCTGCGCGACCGCGAAGGGCTTGTGCAGGTGGTGATCAGTCCCGACGCGCCCTGCTTCACCGAGGCCAGCCGGGTGCGCTCGGAGTGGGTTGTGCGGGTAACGGGAGTGGTGCGGGGACGGCCAGCCGAACAGGTCAACAAAAAAATCGCAACCGGCGCTGTGGAAGTGCTGGCCCAGGGTTTGGAGGTACTGGCAGAGGCCCGAACCCCTCCCTTCCCCATCGACGCGGGCTGGCGTGGCGAGGAAGACCAGAACGTCGCCGAGGAGGTGCGGCTCAAGCACCGGGTGGTGGACTTGCGGCGTAAGCGGTTGCACGACAACCTACGGTTGCGCCATAAGGTCATCGCCGCCATCTACCGCTTCCTGGACGCCGAGGGCTTTACCAGCGTGGAAACCCCCTACCTGACCCGCTCCACCCCCGAGGGGGCGCGGGATTTTCTGGTGCCCTCGAGGCTCGAGCCGGGCCACTTCTACGCCCTGCCCCAGTCGCCCCAGCTTTTCAAGCAGATGCTGATGGTGGCCGGCTACGACCGCTACTTCCAGATCGCTCGCTGCTTCCGCGACGAAGACCTGCGGGCCGACCGGCAGCCCGACTTCACCCAGCTTGATATGGAGATGTCCTTCGTGGAACAGGAGGACATCATAGAGCTCAACGAGCGGCTGGCCGCCCACATCCTGCGCGAGGCGCTGGGGGTGGAGCTCCCTCTCCCCTTCCCCCGCCTCCCCTACGCCGAGGCCATGAACCGCTTTGGCTCGGACAAGCCCGACCTGCGCTTTGGCTTAGAGCTCCAGGACGTAACCGAGGTATTCAAGGGGGGCGCTTTCCGGGCCTTCACCGAAGCCGAGACGGTCAAGGCCCTGGCGGTTCCCAAGGCCCTTTCGCGCAAGGAGATCGAGGAGCTCGAGGCCCTGGCCAAGGCCAAGGGAGCCGCAGGCCTGGCCTGGGCCCGCCTGGAAAATGGGGCGCTCTCGGGCGGAATCGCCAAGTTTATTCCCCCTGTGCTCTTGGAGCGGCTGACCGTCTCGGAGGGCCAGACCCTGCTCTTCGTGGCCGGCCCCTGGCGCAAGGCGGTGGAGAGCTTAGGGGTGGTGCGGCTCGAGCTGGGCCGGCGACTTGGCCTGATCGAACCCGGCTTTAAGTTCTTGTGGGTGGTGGACTTCCCCCTCCTGGAGTGGGACGAGGAGGCTGGGCGCTGGACCTACATGCACCACCCTTTTACCAGTCCCAACCCAGACGACCTGCCCCTGCTGGAAAACCAACCCGGAAAGGTGCGGGCCTACGCCTACGACTTCGTGCTCAACGGCAGCGAGATTGGCGGAGGCTCCATCCGCATTCACCGCCGCGACTTGCAGGAGCGCGTCTTCGCCCTGCTGGGAATCGGCCCAGAGGAAGCCCAGGAGAAGTTTGGGTTCTTGCTCGAGGCCCTCTCCTACGGCGCCCCACCCCACGGGGGCATCGCCTGGGGGTTGGATCGCTTCGTGGCTCACTTAGCCGGCGAAGAGTCCATCCGCGAAGTGATCGCCTTCCCCAAGAACAAAGAAGGCAAAGAGCCCCTCACCGGGGCCCCGGCTCCGGTAGACGAAGCCCAGTTGGCCGCAGTGGGGCTGGCCTTACGGAGGCAGCCATGA
- a CDS encoding diguanylate cyclase encodes MTLPYPAILALSLVATALVYGLGMEGIYALPWMMFLTATTASVYGLGLGLLAAAASIVALHFFRASPQDYLVMGFILFLSAYLAHQVGESLRRAHRRAKQLAQIQDVFLQGLEVVPRFFERNQLLLELPTLLSRLLRDSRLYIWVPSGADRLELLEGEAALPSELVNRALRERRLVWLERTPGRVWLPGGGGSYELALPLFARGEPAAVLQIVRAEAWRPEEIDLFQRLAQTIGRQLEHLHDLELRRLLFQIADRLAAAHDKRRVAEEALHNLMPALGMEAGVVLQHRQGSLRGIAWKIPKELRPTLVPLARQLNRQQGLAWQAYHSGMPFFTENYGEHPEALPELKQLGFETLVAYPVHTRDAMKGRVVLVLGQRGRLAWTRGKKEILLGVERIFSSALERALQDELHQRINRLLTEAWSYPSQEVYQRILEAAVELVPGSETGSLWIWEEGAYTCRAAVGGGWDCEARMSEGEMLEWYAESKARALEGAPRIRTGATGRAGVGANLCLPVAHQGRVLAYLNLDSQDPAAFAEDSLAAARLFATPIATLVHELQNRTALENAALTDGLTGLYNRRAFDLRLAEEVERAHRYNYPLSLLVMDLKNFKPINDQLGHAAGDRALQEVARVLVKEARAGDMVFRWGGDEFAMLLPQTNAEGAQAVAGRLLGIIAQICVGGLCLSANIGKATFPLEAPDAEALLRLADSRMYVDKRGALEGP; translated from the coding sequence ATGACCCTACCCTACCCTGCCATCCTGGCCTTGTCGTTGGTGGCCACCGCGCTGGTGTACGGTTTGGGAATGGAGGGCATCTATGCCCTGCCCTGGATGATGTTCTTGACGGCCACTACCGCCAGCGTCTACGGGCTGGGCTTGGGCCTCCTTGCAGCAGCGGCCTCGATAGTTGCCCTGCACTTTTTTCGCGCGAGCCCCCAGGACTACCTGGTCATGGGCTTTATCCTCTTCCTCTCGGCTTACCTGGCCCACCAGGTGGGGGAAAGCCTGCGCCGGGCCCACCGCCGGGCCAAGCAGTTGGCCCAAATTCAGGACGTCTTTTTGCAGGGCCTGGAGGTGGTGCCTCGCTTTTTTGAGCGCAATCAGCTCCTGCTCGAGTTGCCCACCCTACTCTCCCGGCTTCTGCGGGATAGTCGGCTATACATCTGGGTTCCCAGCGGGGCCGACCGGCTGGAGCTACTAGAGGGGGAAGCGGCCTTACCCAGCGAACTTGTCAACCGGGCCTTGCGGGAGCGCCGCCTGGTCTGGCTCGAGCGAACCCCGGGGAGGGTCTGGCTGCCCGGCGGGGGCGGGTCTTATGAGCTGGCGCTGCCCCTGTTTGCCCGCGGGGAGCCGGCGGCGGTTTTGCAAATAGTGCGAGCAGAGGCCTGGCGACCGGAAGAGATCGACCTTTTCCAGCGGCTGGCCCAGACCATCGGGCGGCAGCTCGAGCACCTGCACGACCTCGAGTTGCGCCGGCTTTTGTTCCAGATAGCCGATCGCTTGGCCGCCGCACACGATAAGCGCAGGGTGGCCGAAGAAGCCCTACACAACCTGATGCCTGCCCTGGGAATGGAGGCCGGGGTAGTTTTGCAGCACCGCCAGGGCTCGCTAAGGGGCATCGCCTGGAAAATCCCCAAAGAACTACGCCCTACCCTGGTTCCTCTGGCCCGCCAGCTCAACCGGCAGCAAGGTCTGGCCTGGCAGGCCTACCACAGCGGCATGCCCTTCTTCACCGAAAACTACGGCGAGCATCCCGAGGCCCTGCCGGAGCTCAAGCAGCTCGGCTTTGAGACCCTGGTGGCCTACCCGGTGCACACCCGCGACGCCATGAAAGGCCGGGTGGTGTTGGTGCTGGGGCAGCGGGGTCGCCTGGCCTGGACGCGGGGCAAAAAGGAGATTCTGCTGGGGGTGGAACGGATTTTCAGCTCGGCTTTGGAGCGGGCTTTGCAGGACGAGCTACACCAACGAATCAACCGACTGCTCACCGAGGCCTGGTCGTATCCCTCACAAGAGGTCTACCAGCGTATCCTCGAGGCTGCAGTGGAGCTGGTGCCGGGCAGCGAGACGGGAAGCCTCTGGATCTGGGAGGAAGGGGCCTACACCTGTCGCGCAGCGGTAGGGGGGGGCTGGGACTGCGAGGCCCGAATGAGCGAAGGGGAGATGCTCGAGTGGTACGCCGAGAGTAAAGCCCGGGCGCTGGAGGGTGCGCCCCGCATCCGCACGGGGGCTACCGGGCGGGCTGGCGTTGGGGCCAACCTTTGTCTGCCGGTAGCTCACCAGGGCCGGGTGCTGGCCTACCTAAACCTGGATAGCCAAGACCCCGCCGCCTTCGCCGAGGACTCCCTGGCCGCCGCCCGGCTGTTTGCCACCCCCATTGCGACCTTGGTGCACGAGCTACAAAACCGCACGGCGCTGGAAAATGCAGCCCTGACCGACGGGCTCACCGGGCTCTACAACCGCCGAGCCTTCGACCTCAGGTTAGCGGAGGAGGTGGAGCGGGCTCATCGCTACAACTATCCCCTTTCCCTTCTGGTGATGGACCTCAAAAACTTCAAGCCCATCAACGACCAACTCGGTCACGCCGCGGGCGACCGGGCCTTGCAGGAAGTGGCCCGGGTGCTGGTGAAGGAGGCTCGAGCCGGGGATATGGTCTTCCGCTGGGGCGGCGACGAGTTTGCGATGCTTTTGCCCCAAACCAATGCCGAGGGAGCCCAGGCCGTTGCCGGGCGGCTACTGGGTATCATTGCGCAGATTTGTGTAGGGGGCCTTTGCCTCTCGGCTAATATAGGCAAAGCTACTTTTCCCCTAGAAGCACCGGACGCGGAGGCGCTTCTGCGGCTGGCCGACAGCCGGATGTATGTCGACAAACGCGGTGCTCTGGAAGGGCCCTAG
- a CDS encoding S-layer homology domain-containing protein, with amino-acid sequence MRIFIFVTFLVTVCSFALPNDVPADHWAAVAVADVVQRGWLQGYPGGAFRGQVSLDRYQLATTLARVLADSPLPAREAEVRFKDVKPNHWALPGIRRMVGEGLVQGFPDQTYRGESVLTRYQLALVLDKLTQNLGVVVPAKALRPEDLPAGHWAETAVLRVVALEILPLGSEGLFRGTEPVNRYQMARALWRIGQLTSGPTASNSPAPASLTPTPRGAVQATPAASQLVTSGAPQPTAGQAQEPAVKVGGLQSVSAPEGTVLGQISRVPLPEGWFEATLEQSLVHLGQAQKSGQVWATLQHQGRQAIALLRLAETPSLEAFFPMDEAVMAASEGWAWLEGGQKLLYLDPKTQKTRLYGPIGQGQTKEALPPVFAAGVAQRALGGVALDESRNYLALISGRPLCLPDCGQAARSPVLRLVLLGLNPDGLFAEYAYLLDSPGNQVVGLAWPKPRLLLVHEHDGVKSRIYSVDLNQADDLAFTEWDSPEAGLELRPQVRPLPKKLVLEAALENPRGLAITSPSEAVIAQKGLLRLSLDKPLW; translated from the coding sequence ATGAGGATTTTCATTTTTGTAACGTTTCTCGTAACGGTTTGCAGTTTTGCTTTGCCCAACGATGTACCCGCCGATCACTGGGCCGCTGTGGCGGTGGCCGATGTGGTTCAACGCGGCTGGTTGCAGGGATATCCGGGTGGGGCCTTTAGGGGACAGGTGTCTTTGGATCGGTACCAGCTGGCCACCACCCTGGCGCGGGTGCTGGCCGATAGCCCCTTGCCAGCACGGGAGGCCGAGGTTCGCTTCAAGGATGTCAAGCCCAACCACTGGGCCTTGCCGGGCATCCGTCGGATGGTAGGGGAGGGGCTCGTGCAGGGCTTTCCCGACCAGACCTACCGGGGCGAGTCGGTGCTGACGCGCTACCAACTGGCCCTTGTGCTGGACAAGCTCACGCAAAACCTGGGGGTTGTGGTGCCGGCCAAAGCCCTGCGCCCCGAAGACCTCCCCGCAGGGCACTGGGCGGAGACGGCAGTATTGCGGGTGGTGGCACTGGAAATTCTCCCGCTGGGGTCGGAAGGCCTCTTCCGGGGTACAGAGCCGGTCAACCGGTATCAGATGGCACGGGCTTTGTGGCGCATCGGCCAGCTTACCTCCGGCCCTACCGCTTCGAACAGCCCTGCTCCGGCCTCTTTGACGCCAACCCCTAGGGGCGCGGTTCAGGCCACGCCCGCAGCATCCCAACTCGTAACTTCTGGAGCACCCCAACCGACTGCCGGCCAAGCCCAAGAACCCGCAGTCAAAGTGGGCGGTCTGCAAAGCGTATCAGCGCCGGAGGGTACGGTGCTGGGTCAGATTAGCCGCGTGCCCCTGCCGGAGGGCTGGTTCGAGGCCACCCTCGAGCAAAGCCTGGTGCACCTGGGTCAGGCGCAGAAAAGCGGGCAGGTCTGGGCCACCCTCCAGCACCAGGGCCGACAGGCCATTGCCCTGCTGCGGCTGGCCGAGACCCCCAGCCTGGAGGCTTTTTTCCCAATGGATGAGGCCGTGATGGCAGCCAGCGAGGGCTGGGCCTGGCTCGAGGGCGGTCAAAAGCTCTTGTACCTCGACCCCAAGACCCAAAAAACCCGGCTTTATGGGCCCATCGGCCAAGGTCAGACCAAAGAAGCCCTGCCGCCGGTCTTTGCGGCTGGCGTAGCCCAGCGGGCCCTGGGCGGGGTAGCCTTAGACGAAAGCCGCAACTACCTGGCCCTTATCAGCGGGCGGCCTCTGTGTCTGCCGGACTGTGGCCAGGCTGCCCGGTCGCCGGTGCTGCGCCTGGTGCTTTTGGGCCTGAACCCCGACGGGCTCTTTGCCGAGTATGCCTACCTACTGGACAGCCCCGGAAACCAGGTGGTGGGCCTGGCCTGGCCCAAGCCCCGGCTACTCCTGGTTCACGAGCACGATGGCGTCAAAAGCCGCATCTACAGCGTAGACCTCAACCAGGCCGACGACCTGGCCTTCACCGAGTGGGATAGCCCCGAGGCGGGGCTCGAGCTGCGCCCCCAGGTACGGCCTCTGCCCAAAAAGCTGGTGCTCGAGGCGGCTTTGGAAAACCCAAGGGGCCTGGCCATTACCAGTCCTAGCGAGGCGGTTATTGCTCAGAAAGGACTGCTGCGGCTTAGCCTCGATAAACCTCTTTGGTAG
- a CDS encoding tyrosine-type recombinase/integrase, with protein sequence MLVPLTNWQNPAKRRLEAIRAAHERDEEKLLELHQAYLVLKGRKRASLSPKTLELYRVGVRDFLAWSWPPASPGPRVEILKATSDDLDHWITELQTQGSHLNTQRTPLKPGSIATYLAAVRSFYRALSWAGATELPEVSAPRDPTPAHERRPALPLELYRKLLAHLEASPEPAHRRDHLAVRLMGEAGLRISEVVHLKVSDLQLEERLLQVQGKGGKRRSVPLSRSLALELDRWLKQRLAYAKAGEARVLLNLGGRKGHGRGMSEKALREALGRHYRDLGFPPRYHGAHMLRHTAGTRFYKTSRDLHATARLLGHANINTSAIYAKMDLEGLFEVVDRLEE encoded by the coding sequence ATGCTGGTGCCACTGACCAACTGGCAAAACCCTGCCAAACGCCGGCTCGAGGCTATCCGGGCAGCACACGAGCGCGACGAGGAAAAACTGCTCGAGCTGCACCAGGCCTATCTGGTGCTCAAGGGGCGCAAACGGGCCTCACTAAGCCCCAAGACGCTCGAGCTCTACCGGGTGGGGGTGCGCGACTTCCTGGCCTGGTCCTGGCCGCCCGCGTCGCCGGGGCCTAGGGTCGAAATCCTCAAAGCCACCTCCGACGATCTCGACCACTGGATTACCGAACTCCAGACCCAAGGCAGCCACCTGAACACCCAGCGAACCCCGCTCAAACCCGGCAGCATCGCGACCTATCTGGCCGCGGTGCGCTCGTTTTACCGGGCTTTGTCCTGGGCTGGCGCCACCGAACTGCCGGAGGTTAGCGCCCCGCGCGACCCCACGCCAGCCCATGAGCGGCGCCCCGCCCTGCCGCTCGAGCTGTACCGCAAACTTCTGGCCCACCTCGAGGCCTCCCCCGAGCCGGCGCACCGACGCGACCACCTGGCGGTGCGGCTGATGGGCGAGGCTGGGCTGCGCATAAGTGAAGTAGTTCACTTGAAGGTTTCCGATCTACAGCTAGAAGAGCGGCTCCTTCAGGTGCAGGGCAAGGGCGGCAAGCGCCGCAGCGTACCGCTCTCCCGCTCGCTGGCGCTCGAACTAGACCGCTGGCTCAAACAGCGCCTGGCCTACGCCAAGGCGGGCGAGGCTCGAGTGCTCCTGAACCTGGGGGGGCGCAAGGGTCATGGGCGGGGCATGAGCGAAAAAGCCCTGCGTGAGGCCCTGGGTCGCCACTACCGCGACCTGGGCTTTCCTCCGCGTTACCACGGCGCCCACATGCTGCGCCACACCGCCGGCACCCGCTTCTACAAAACCAGCCGCGACCTTCACGCTACTGCCAGGCTCCTGGGCCACGCCAACATCAACACCAGCGCCATCTACGCCAAGATGGATCTGGAAGGGCTGTTTGAAGTGGTGGATAGGCTCGAGGAATAA
- a CDS encoding phosphate-starvation-inducible PsiE family protein, translating to MITQQGLLTVFRVTTRVIFNLALVALLIGLLISVGRTLLELGLAVSQPTVRLGLKDLVTNILSLVVVLELVRAFVDYFEFERIRAEILVEVAVVFVLREMMLGLFAGEIKGLDVLVWSAGILALVGARALAIAFPYGKERKNAG from the coding sequence ATGATCACCCAACAAGGTCTACTAACTGTTTTTCGGGTTACCACTCGGGTCATTTTCAATCTGGCGCTGGTTGCCCTACTCATCGGGCTTTTGATCAGCGTCGGGCGAACCCTGCTGGAACTGGGCTTAGCCGTCAGCCAGCCTACGGTGCGGCTGGGTCTGAAGGATCTGGTAACCAACATTTTGTCGCTGGTGGTGGTGCTCGAGCTGGTCAGGGCTTTTGTAGACTACTTTGAGTTCGAACGGATCCGTGCCGAAATTCTAGTAGAGGTGGCGGTGGTTTTTGTGCTGCGTGAGATGATGCTGGGGCTTTTTGCCGGCGAGATCAAGGGCCTGGACGTACTGGTCTGGAGTGCGGGAATTCTGGCCCTGGTTGGCGCACGGGCTCTGGCCATCGCCTTTCCCTATGGTAAGGAGAGAAAAAATGCGGGTTGA
- a CDS encoding cation:proton antiporter regulatory subunit, which translates to MRVEESVLPGVGRKFSVSVQSGDRLVIVIHHSGSRELQYFEKSSPDEPTAVLDLTDEEARELGAILAGVLFTPEAIGDTQTKLAQDTIEWVKLGPGAPCVGRSVQEVQEQGAHILAVLREGQALIPNPPPSLTLSVGDTLVLAGPRGAVERLRKQITG; encoded by the coding sequence ATGCGGGTTGAAGAGAGTGTGCTGCCCGGCGTAGGGCGTAAGTTTTCCGTCAGCGTGCAATCCGGCGACCGCCTGGTAATTGTGATTCACCACTCGGGCTCGAGGGAGCTCCAGTATTTCGAAAAGAGCAGCCCCGATGAGCCCACGGCAGTGCTCGATCTAACCGATGAAGAAGCCCGGGAGCTCGGGGCCATCCTGGCCGGGGTGCTCTTTACCCCCGAGGCCATCGGGGATACCCAGACCAAGCTGGCCCAAGACACCATCGAATGGGTCAAGCTGGGCCCTGGTGCCCCTTGTGTGGGCCGTTCGGTGCAGGAGGTGCAAGAGCAGGGGGCCCACATACTGGCGGTTTTGCGCGAGGGCCAGGCCCTGATTCCCAACCCACCCCCCAGCCTGACCTTAAGCGTGGGGGATACGCTGGTTCTGGCCGGGCCGCGGGGGGCTGTGGAGCGCTTACGCAAGCAGATAACCGGATAA